The following are encoded together in the Panthera leo isolate Ple1 chromosome B4, P.leo_Ple1_pat1.1, whole genome shotgun sequence genome:
- the LOC122224484 gene encoding olfactory receptor 10AD1 produces the protein MVDLRNGSTVTEFILVGFEQSSSSTRALLFALFLALYSLAMAMNGLIIFITWTDPRLNSPMYFFLGHLSFLDVCFITTTIPQMLIHLVVKNHTVSFASCLTQMYLVFGVGVAECILLAFMAYDRYVAICHPLSYAHIMSRQVCVRLVSTAWFFGLINGILLDYMTFRGPFCRDNHIENFFCEAPIVIALSCGDPQFSLKMIFADAIVVLLSPMVLIVISYARILASILGRTSSSGRGKTFSTCASHLTVVIFFYTSAMFSYMNPRSTHGPDKDKPFSLLYTIITPMCNPIIYSFRNKEVKGAMVRALGRTSLAQAESI, from the coding sequence ATGGTGGACCTAAGGAATGGGAGCACAGTGACAGAGTTTATCCTCGTGGGCTTCGAGCAGAGCTCCTCTTCCACTCGGGCATTGCTCTTTGCCCTCTTCCTAGCCCTCTACAGCCTTGCCATGGCCATGAATGGcctcatcatcttcatcacctgGACAGACCCCAGACTCAACagccccatgtacttcttccttggCCATCTGTCCTTCCTGGATGTCTgcttcatcaccaccaccatcccacAGATGCTAATCCACCTGGTGGTCAAGAACCACACTGTCTCCTTTGCCTCCTGCTTGACCCAGATGTACCTGGTTTTTGGTGTAGGTGTGGCCGAGTGCATCCTCTTGGCTTTTATGGCCTATGACCGTTACGTTGCTATCTGCCACCCACTCAGCTATGCACACATCATGAGCCGGCAGGTCTGTGTGAGGCTGGTGAGTACTGCCTGGTTCTTTGGGCTGATCAATGGCATTCTGCTTGATTATATGACATTTCGTGGTCCATTCTGTAGAGACAACCACATAGAAAACTTCTTCTGTGAGGCCCCCATAGTGATTGCCCTCTCTTGTGGAGACCCCCAGTTTAGCCTGAAAATGATCTTTGCCGATGCCATCGTGGTGCTGCTCAGCCCCATGGTGCTCATTGTTATCTCCTACGCCCGCATCCTGGCCTCCATCCTTGGCAGAACCTCCTCCTCAGGTCGGGGGAAGACCTTCTCTACTTGTGCCTCCCATCTGACTGTGGTCATCTTTTTCTATACCTCAGCCATGTTCTCTTACATGAATCCTCGCAGCACACACGGCCCTGACAAAGACaagcctttctcccttctctacaCCATCATCACCCCCATGTGCAACCCCATCATCTATAGTTTTCGAAACAAGGAAGTGAAGGGGGCCATGGTGAGGGCCCTTGGGAGGACCAGCCTGGCCCAGGCAGAATCTATCTAG